A genomic segment from Maniola jurtina chromosome 9, ilManJurt1.1, whole genome shotgun sequence encodes:
- the LOC123868087 gene encoding gastrula zinc finger protein XlCGF57.1-like isoform X3, with protein sequence MANVKIRVNSSKTVSKTVKGSGKIGKHKSLSGFNNVKTRSVMKTTNTSLSNEKLKSSLNQLVKDKVKDTVLVTDSKLKKKIHIVKDRFLNENGHIKRKNKDNLRLCNDILKNELLICDNKEKPTNTSQKNHLNNNSIIVSDQNSNCEKISKNFSKEKECKTKKYLNKGPRLRKYPQNKRKPKKGVFQCDYCHKQFDTKSSIRRHMYLHLDVKKFPCGNCKKVFRKQLYLSAHITRQHPDWDQHYMCNLCDKPFLLRENLMVHMASHTNTETMFKCIYCKEKFLEQIDLIQHEKQHLVSGLYDCIICEQSFDCRNKLSMHFKTHLRVKDFICQHCGKEFLRMNSMRRHVQICHAGIRIQCAICKKYLKGHLSEHMRTHEKRRPHKCPDCGQSFTQSTQLTVHRRSHTGARPYPCRICNRPFTHSNALMLHIRRHTGEKPFECAMCPMSFSQLPHMKAHMRKIHGKENPYRCKKCQQFFKLKVHLENHAKVCKVGEKELSFEEKIEASIKVEEEEVVESVMSLSRMRFLLALLLTMIATKEKLQYLANIFAIL encoded by the exons ATGGCTAATGTAAAGATTAGAGTTAACTCATCCAAAACTGTGTCGAAAACAGTAAAAGGGAGTGGTAAAATTGGTAAACACAAATCGTTATCAGGTTTTAACAATGTGAAGACTCGTTCTGTAATGAAAACTACTAACACTTCACTATCaaatgaaaaacttaaatcttcTCTCAACCAGCTCGTGAAAGATAAGGTGAAAGACACAGTGCTTGTAACAGATTCCAAACTCAAAAAGAAGATTCATATAGTGAAGGATAGATTTTTGAATGAAAACGGACATATTAAACGGAAGAACAAGGATAATTTAAGATTATGCAATGACATTTTGAAAAATGAATTATTAATATGCGACAATAAGGAAAAACCTACAAACACATctcaaaaaaatcatttaaataacaATAGCATTATAGTCAGTGACCAAAATTCAAACTGTGAaaagatttcaaaaaacttttcaaaagaaaaagagtgtaaaacaaaaaaatatttgaataaaggTCCTCGTTTGCGGAAATATCCACAAAACAAACGCAAACCAAAGAAAGGTGTTTTTCAATGTGATTATTGCCATAAACAATTTGATACCAAGTCATCTATAAGGAGACATATGTATTTGCATCTGGATGTAAAGAAGTTTCCATGCGGCAACTGCAAAAAAGTTTTCCGCAAACAGTTATACCTGTCAGCTCATATTACAAGGCAACACCCAGATTGGGACCAACATTACATGTGCAATTTATGTGACAAACCTTTCCTGTTGAGAGAAAACTTGATGGTCCATATGGCTTCCCACACTAACACAGAAACAATGTTCAAATGCATTTATTGTAAAGAGAAATTCTTGGAGCAAATTGATTTaatacaacatgaaaaacaacatCTGGTCAGCGGCCTGTACGACTGCATTATATGTGAGCAAAGCTTCGACtgcagaaataaattatcaATGCATTTCAAAACTCATCTACGagttaaagattttatttgtCAACACTGTGGTAAGGAGTTTTTACGGATGAATTCGATGAGACGTCATGTACAAATATGTCATGCTGGTATTAGAATACAGTGTGCAATATGTAAAAAGTACCTTAAGGGACATTTATCTGAACATATGCGGACACATGAGAAGCGACGTCCACATAAATGTCCAGACTGTGGACAGTCCTTTACACAATCAACTCAGTTGACTGTCCATCGACGTTCTCACACAGGAGCCCGGCCATATCCTTGCAGAATATGTAACAGACCGTTCACTCACTCAAATGCTCTCATGTTGCATATCCGACGTCACACCGGTGAAAAGCCATTCGAATGTGCAATGTGCCCCATGTCATTTTCACAATTGCCACACATGAAAGCTCACATGAGAAAAATTCACGGTAaagagaacccttataggtGTAAAAAGTGTCAACAGTTTTTCAAATTGAAGGTCCATCTCGAAAATCATGCAAAGGTCTGTAAGGTGGGAGAAAAAGAACTTTCGTTCGAAGAGAAGATAGAGGCTTCGATCAAGGTGGAAGAGGAAGAAGTTGTTGAGTCGGTCATGAGTTTGTCACGCATGAGATTCTTACTGGCTCTCCTACTCACAATGATTGCTACCAAAGAGAAACTGCAATATTTAG CGAACATCTTCGCCATTCTATAA
- the LOC123868062 gene encoding mediator of RNA polymerase II transcription subunit 10, which produces MSASLENLETQLEMFIENVRQIRIIVSDFQPQGQSVLNQKIQSLVTGLQEVDKLKSQVHDILVPTEVFDYIDQGRNPQLYTKDCIDKALAKNEEVKGKIDSYKRFKSHLLTELSKTFPNEIAKYKAIRGGE; this is translated from the exons ATGTCTGCCTCTCTTGAAAACCTAGAGACTCAGCTCGAAATGTTCATAGAGAATGTAAGACAGATACGTATTATTGTAAGCGATTTTCAGCCACAGGGCCAAAGTGTTTTGAATCAGAAAAT ccAATCATTAGTCACAGGACTCCAAGAAGTCGACAAGTTGAAGTCTCAAGTTCATGATATTCTTGTGCCAACAGAAGTTTTTGA ctaCATCGATCAAGGCCGCAACCCACAGCTGTACACAAAAGATTGCATAGATAAAGCTTTGGCCAAAAATGAAGAGGTCAAAGGGAAGATTGACTCCTACAAGCGGTTCAAGAGCCACCTCCTTACAGAACTGTCAAAGACATTCCCTAATGAAATAGCTAAATATAAGGCCATAAGGGGTGGTGAATAG
- the LOC123868059 gene encoding uncharacterized protein LOC123868059 isoform X1, whose amino-acid sequence MVKFWWMFLLFAKTASASDNELPDSESEKSSRFLPLFEMKRYDRPMGPGLPPLTSVPVAGERCSARLESALEQIKRRKRNQPKSLDTPLSQSIDLNGYSLHQALRTAPVDMYVTRMRVRLPQNSNWVRVEKCYFDPRNVSLDTMLLFHDLTISGNVDLYEANDLDRNVPQNRRLRRNYADLQYDSYTGYAKRNTNGCNMILRLRKAGIGFHTRPLNQQPGKFNVKTDSEFVEPGFISVYAYGCEKYVNRNSIKNKDNLPLKRKRRSDEFSFEPHLETPSEEENLNGRTSNDWDYMYESSNNRVNYERSKLFRPEDELDEVEDISREMEDIFTKGIRTLLTTYMKKELQPAIKDTLMRNMGYVISYG is encoded by the exons ATGGTGAAATTTTGGTGGATGTTCCTGTTGTTTGCCAAAACGGCCTCGGCTAGTGATAATGAGTTACCCGATTCAGAGTCAGAGaaaa gTTCAAGATTTCTTCCCCTGTTCGAGATGAAGCGGTATGACAGGCCGATGGGGCCTGGTCTTCCACCACTAACATCTGTTCCAGTTGCGGGGGAAAGATGCTCGGCTCGCCTTGAATCTGCACTGGAGCAGATAAAACGAAGAAAGAGGAATCAGCCTAAAAGCTTAGACACCCCATTG AGTCAAAGCATCGATCTCAACGGCTACAGTTTGCACCAAGCACTGAGAACCGCCCCCGTCGATATGTATGTAACAAGGATGCGGGTGCGACTACCACAAAACTCGAATTGGGTTCGCGTTGAAAAATGTTATTTCGATCCAAGAAACGTTTCCCTCGACACAATGCTACTATTTCACGATTTAACCATAAGCGGCAACGTAGACTTATATGAAGCAAACGATCTTGATCGTAACGTGCCACAAAATCGAAGACTAAGAAGGAATTACGCTGATTTACAATACGACTCTTATACAGGATACGCGAAGCGCAACACAAATGGGTGTAACATGATACTAAGACTGAGAAAGGCCGGGATTGGATTCCACACTCGGCCGCTGAATCAGCAGCCCGGCAAATTCAACGTTAAAACTGATTCAGAGTTCGTTGAACCAGGCTTCATCAGCGTTTACGCTTATGGTTGTGAGAAATATGTGAACAGAAACTCCATAAAGAACAAGGACAATTTGCCTTTGAAACGGAAACGACGTTCTGATGAATTCTCATTCGAACCACATTTAGAGACTCCTTCTGAGGAAGAAAACTTAAATGGCAGAACATCAAACGATTGGgattatatgtatgaatcgaGTAACAACAGAGTTAATTACGAAAGGAGTAAACTCTTTCGACCTGAAGATGAGTTAGATGAGGTGGAAGATATTTCGCGTGAAATGGAGGATATTTTTACGAAGGGAATAAGGACGCTTTTAACCACATACATGAAGAAAGAATTACAGCCCGCGATCAAGGATACGTTAATGAGGAATATGGGTTACGTGATCTCATATGGATGA
- the LOC123868060 gene encoding mitochondrial thiamine pyrophosphate carrier-like, producing the protein MGHFLQNIESKISVTQSAIAGGAAGAVTRAIAQPLDVLKIRFQLQTEPIQQGSKYSSILQALRSIVREEGVSALWSGHIPAQLLSVTYGIIQFSTFERLSQTCQQTDLEFYLTHKHWVTFSNGAIAATVATILSFPFDTVRTRLIAEKKTCKAYKGFLNAFTLMIRNEGASALYKGIMPTIAQIAPHAGIQFAVYKLFTEHIFNRIKFFQRSKNVSEVVESSLIANVLAGGTAGFVSKTAIYPFDVVKKRLQIQGFQQYRKDFGRQIYCNGSIHCIKLTIAEEGFLALYKGFGPSILKAVFVSALHFAVYDEIKYLILRMQ; encoded by the coding sequence atggggcattttttgcaaaatattgaATCTAAAATTAGCGTGACTCAAAGTGCAATCGCTGGTGGTGCCGCCGGAGCCGTGACTAGAGCCATTGCACAGCCGTTAGATGTGTTAAAAATAAGGTTTCAATTGCAAACTGAACCTATACAACAAGGATCGAAGTATAGTTCGATATTACAAGCCTTAAGGTCCATTGTGAGAGAAGAAGGCGTATCTGCATTATGGAGCGGCCACATCCCCGCGCAACTGCTATCGGTAACATATGGAATTATTCAGTTTTCGACATTCGAAAGACTGTCTCAAACATGCCAGCAAACGGACCTTGAATTTTACCTCACGCATAAACATTGGGTGACCTTCTCTAATGGTGCGATAGCTGCTACTGTTGCTACAATATTATCATTTCCATTTGATACTGTAAGAACTAGATTAATTGCTGAAAAGAAAACTTGTAAAGCATATAAAGGTTTCCTAAACGCATTTACTCTTATGATTAGAAACGAAGGTGCTAGTGCGTTGTACAAAGGTATTATGCCAACAATAGCTCAAATAGCCCCTCATGCAGGCATACAGTTTGCTGTATACAAATTGTTTACTGAGCACATATTTaatagaattaaattttttcaacGTAGTAAAAATGTTAGTGAAGTAGTAGAATCGTCTTTAATAGCAAATGTATTAGCAGGTGGTACTGCTGGCTTTGTTTCTAAGACGGCAATATATCCATTTGATGTTGTAAAGAAAAGGTTACAGATTCAAGGTTTTCAACAGTATAGAAAGGATTTTGGTAGGCAGATTTACTGTAATGGGTCAATACACTGTATAAAACTGACGATCGCCGAGGAAGGTTTCCTAGCTCTGTACAAAGGTTTTGGTCCTAGCATATTGAAGGCAGTATTTGTTTCAGCGTTACATTTTGCTGTGTATGATGAGATTAAATATTTGATATTAAGAATGCAATAA
- the LOC123868059 gene encoding uncharacterized protein LOC123868059 isoform X2 → MKRYDRPMGPGLPPLTSVPVAGERCSARLESALEQIKRRKRNQPKSLDTPLSQSIDLNGYSLHQALRTAPVDMYVTRMRVRLPQNSNWVRVEKCYFDPRNVSLDTMLLFHDLTISGNVDLYEANDLDRNVPQNRRLRRNYADLQYDSYTGYAKRNTNGCNMILRLRKAGIGFHTRPLNQQPGKFNVKTDSEFVEPGFISVYAYGCEKYVNRNSIKNKDNLPLKRKRRSDEFSFEPHLETPSEEENLNGRTSNDWDYMYESSNNRVNYERSKLFRPEDELDEVEDISREMEDIFTKGIRTLLTTYMKKELQPAIKDTLMRNMGYVISYG, encoded by the exons ATGAAGCGGTATGACAGGCCGATGGGGCCTGGTCTTCCACCACTAACATCTGTTCCAGTTGCGGGGGAAAGATGCTCGGCTCGCCTTGAATCTGCACTGGAGCAGATAAAACGAAGAAAGAGGAATCAGCCTAAAAGCTTAGACACCCCATTG AGTCAAAGCATCGATCTCAACGGCTACAGTTTGCACCAAGCACTGAGAACCGCCCCCGTCGATATGTATGTAACAAGGATGCGGGTGCGACTACCACAAAACTCGAATTGGGTTCGCGTTGAAAAATGTTATTTCGATCCAAGAAACGTTTCCCTCGACACAATGCTACTATTTCACGATTTAACCATAAGCGGCAACGTAGACTTATATGAAGCAAACGATCTTGATCGTAACGTGCCACAAAATCGAAGACTAAGAAGGAATTACGCTGATTTACAATACGACTCTTATACAGGATACGCGAAGCGCAACACAAATGGGTGTAACATGATACTAAGACTGAGAAAGGCCGGGATTGGATTCCACACTCGGCCGCTGAATCAGCAGCCCGGCAAATTCAACGTTAAAACTGATTCAGAGTTCGTTGAACCAGGCTTCATCAGCGTTTACGCTTATGGTTGTGAGAAATATGTGAACAGAAACTCCATAAAGAACAAGGACAATTTGCCTTTGAAACGGAAACGACGTTCTGATGAATTCTCATTCGAACCACATTTAGAGACTCCTTCTGAGGAAGAAAACTTAAATGGCAGAACATCAAACGATTGGgattatatgtatgaatcgaGTAACAACAGAGTTAATTACGAAAGGAGTAAACTCTTTCGACCTGAAGATGAGTTAGATGAGGTGGAAGATATTTCGCGTGAAATGGAGGATATTTTTACGAAGGGAATAAGGACGCTTTTAACCACATACATGAAGAAAGAATTACAGCCCGCGATCAAGGATACGTTAATGAGGAATATGGGTTACGTGATCTCATATGGATGA